In Pseudomonas hamedanensis, a single window of DNA contains:
- a CDS encoding TonB-dependent siderophore receptor: MSSSPVSQRHPLNRALHGAILGLIVSSYALPSLAQTSGADHSNQVKQWNIAAGPLAPALDRFAREAGISLSFDASSVMNRTTAGVNGTLDTSAALSSLLQGSELQVELQGPNAYLLVPQAKPAGPLELDATAVEDYRLAPLIINAKVRVSADDDANSVVAKELWVGGKVATSILNTPASVSVVTNKEMQQRSVSTTEEALQYTPGVVSDFYGTDDRNDYFQIRGFQATTYRDGLTLSSMRGVREDPFAYERIEILRGANSTLFGPADPGGSVNFVTKQPRFEKFGQGYVTYGSFDHVETGIDVGDALNDEKTLAGRFTAKGQNSDREYDHSQDDNQLFMGGLTWAPTDYTSATVILDYLKTESSPNSGGYPLDKEYDRSKFYGEPSYNFHDVERTSLSGNVTHDFDNGFVLRSNLRYSKLTDDFGYVYISDSAARVGTSVDRYLFGTDTEADQFNGNLMLQYDARFENIDSSSLVGVEYLDSTTRESSVYALTAPIDIANPVFTGVSRSITPYAVNKRDATTKAVFLQQNLSFYERFIVTGGVRNDSMDLTSKGLQSTEKDTFSETSYRGALTYIVNDEVSTYVSMVESVSPPQVGVTPQTGRQYEVGVKYAPMGMDALFSASVYDLTQENVTIAVVLPSGIIEQQTVGESRARGLDLEAKAQVTQNLSLIGGYSYMESEVLRGSLYDGSSLKGNEFSTAPKHSASLWSYYDVPGTDVSVGLGARYVGSYYFDAANSGKSDGTTLFDAAFNYKIAKGTDLAVNVSNLLDEQHVVGSGTANFYNPGREITAKVSYNW; the protein is encoded by the coding sequence ATGAGTTCGTCCCCTGTTTCACAGCGCCATCCGTTAAATCGTGCCTTGCACGGCGCGATTCTGGGCTTGATCGTGAGCAGCTACGCATTGCCATCGCTGGCGCAAACCTCAGGCGCTGACCACAGCAATCAAGTCAAGCAGTGGAACATCGCAGCCGGCCCACTGGCGCCGGCGCTTGACCGCTTTGCGCGCGAGGCGGGCATCAGTCTTTCCTTCGACGCATCGAGTGTAATGAACCGCACCACGGCCGGCGTGAATGGCACGCTCGATACGTCGGCAGCGCTGTCATCGTTGCTACAGGGAAGCGAATTGCAGGTCGAACTGCAAGGCCCGAATGCTTACCTGCTGGTCCCCCAAGCAAAGCCCGCCGGCCCGCTGGAGCTTGACGCAACGGCCGTCGAGGACTATCGCCTTGCTCCCCTCATCATCAATGCCAAGGTCAGGGTCAGCGCCGACGACGACGCCAACTCGGTGGTCGCCAAGGAGCTTTGGGTTGGCGGCAAAGTGGCAACCAGCATTCTCAATACACCGGCATCGGTATCAGTCGTTACCAACAAGGAAATGCAACAGCGCAGCGTCAGCACCACGGAAGAGGCGCTGCAATACACGCCGGGCGTGGTCAGTGACTTCTATGGCACGGATGACCGCAACGACTATTTCCAGATCCGCGGCTTCCAGGCCACCACCTACCGTGACGGCTTGACCCTGAGTTCGATGCGCGGCGTACGCGAAGATCCATTCGCTTATGAGCGCATCGAGATTCTGCGTGGCGCCAACTCCACACTGTTTGGCCCCGCGGACCCCGGCGGTTCGGTGAATTTCGTGACCAAACAGCCGCGCTTCGAGAAGTTTGGCCAAGGCTATGTGACCTACGGTTCGTTTGACCATGTCGAGACAGGCATCGATGTGGGGGATGCACTGAACGACGAGAAAACCCTGGCTGGGCGCTTTACTGCCAAAGGTCAAAACAGCGACCGCGAGTACGATCACTCACAGGACGACAATCAGTTGTTCATGGGCGGCCTGACCTGGGCACCGACGGATTACACGTCCGCCACCGTGATTCTGGACTATCTGAAAACTGAAAGTTCGCCCAACAGCGGCGGTTATCCGCTGGATAAAGAGTACGACCGCAGCAAGTTTTATGGCGAGCCCAGCTACAACTTCCACGATGTCGAGCGCACCAGCCTCAGCGGTAACGTCACCCATGATTTCGACAACGGCTTCGTACTGCGCAGCAATCTGCGTTACAGCAAGTTGACCGATGATTTTGGCTACGTTTATATCAGCGACAGCGCCGCACGTGTCGGTACTAGCGTTGACCGGTACCTGTTTGGAACAGACACTGAAGCCGACCAGTTCAACGGCAATCTGATGCTGCAATACGATGCCCGCTTCGAGAACATCGACAGCAGCAGCCTGGTGGGCGTGGAGTACCTCGATTCGACCACCAGGGAAAGCTCGGTCTACGCCCTGACGGCCCCGATCGACATTGCAAACCCCGTGTTTACGGGCGTTTCACGCTCAATCACGCCGTATGCGGTCAACAAGCGAGACGCGACCACCAAGGCCGTATTCCTTCAGCAGAACCTCTCGTTCTACGAGCGCTTCATCGTCACCGGGGGTGTGCGCAACGACTCGATGGACCTGACCAGCAAAGGTTTGCAATCCACTGAGAAAGACACCTTCTCCGAAACCTCCTACCGAGGTGCGTTGACCTATATCGTCAACGATGAGGTGTCCACCTATGTGAGCATGGTCGAATCCGTTTCGCCGCCGCAGGTTGGCGTAACACCGCAGACGGGCAGGCAGTACGAAGTGGGCGTGAAGTATGCGCCGATGGGGATGGACGCCCTGTTCTCCGCCTCCGTTTATGACCTGACTCAGGAAAACGTTACCATCGCCGTGGTGCTGCCGAGCGGCATCATTGAGCAACAGACAGTGGGCGAGTCGCGGGCGCGTGGCCTCGACCTGGAGGCCAAGGCGCAGGTGACGCAGAACCTCAGCCTGATCGGTGGCTATTCCTATATGGAGTCCGAGGTACTGCGCGGTTCGTTGTACGACGGCAGCTCCCTGAAGGGTAATGAGTTCTCCACGGCACCCAAGCATTCCGCTTCGCTCTGGAGTTATTACGACGTGCCCGGCACTGACGTCAGCGTTGGCCTGGGCGCGCGCTATGTCGGTTCTTATTACTTCGATGCAGCCAACTCCGGCAAAAGCGATGGCACCACGCTGTTCGACGCCGCCTTCAACTACAAGATCGCCAAGGGCACCGACCTTGCGGTGAACGTCAGCAACCTGCTGGATGAGCAGCACGTGGTCGGTTCCGGCACCGCGAACTTCTACAACCCGGGCCGCGAGATTACCGCCAAAGTGAGTTACAACTGGTAA
- a CDS encoding FecR domain-containing protein, with the protein MSSREPQAPDPAIVEQAIQWLVRLRFNQADEQTQRTFEHWLQQHPEHGLAWQRVETLGDELAGVPAQLARQTLNGTHQGMRRRESLKLLGLLATVGTAAWLGRDYTPVPAMFAQQRSSTGEQRRFQLDDGSLVQLNSDSAVDSDFDAQRRLIILRRGEIIVNVGADQHSPQARPFWVQSRDGIIRAQSSRFLVRERDDGTLVAAQQGSVTVFPGSSQTPASRSVQAENQLLFTSTGARMFRDNGLDLWSWGDGVISARNMRLSDFIAELSRYRPGILRCAEEVADRRVSGTFQLADNDQVLALIAQSLRLHIDYRTRYWVSVTAAT; encoded by the coding sequence ATGTCGAGTCGTGAGCCGCAGGCGCCGGATCCGGCGATTGTCGAGCAGGCGATCCAATGGCTGGTGCGCCTTCGCTTCAATCAAGCCGATGAACAAACACAGCGCACTTTTGAGCACTGGCTCCAGCAGCACCCGGAGCATGGGTTGGCGTGGCAGCGTGTGGAAACGCTTGGGGATGAACTCGCAGGCGTGCCAGCTCAACTGGCCCGACAAACCCTTAACGGCACCCATCAAGGAATGCGACGGCGGGAAAGCCTGAAGCTACTGGGCCTATTGGCGACTGTTGGCACGGCAGCCTGGCTCGGCCGGGACTACACACCCGTACCCGCCATGTTCGCGCAACAGCGCAGCAGCACCGGCGAGCAACGACGCTTCCAGCTCGATGATGGCAGCCTTGTCCAGCTCAATAGCGATAGCGCCGTCGACAGCGATTTCGACGCCCAGCGACGCCTGATCATCCTGCGACGTGGTGAAATCATCGTGAATGTCGGTGCGGATCAACACTCGCCTCAAGCGCGACCGTTCTGGGTGCAATCACGTGACGGGATCATACGCGCTCAGAGCTCCCGCTTTCTCGTCCGCGAGCGTGACGATGGCACGCTCGTCGCGGCTCAGCAAGGATCGGTCACGGTGTTCCCCGGCTCCAGCCAAACGCCTGCGAGCCGCAGCGTCCAGGCGGAAAATCAGCTGCTGTTCACATCAACTGGCGCCCGAATGTTCAGGGACAACGGCCTTGATCTATGGAGCTGGGGTGACGGGGTGATCAGTGCGCGCAATATGCGCCTCAGTGATTTCATCGCGGAGTTGTCGCGTTATCGTCCCGGGATACTGCGCTGCGCCGAAGAGGTCGCTGATCGTCGTGTTTCCGGCACCTTCCAGCTCGCCGACAACGATCAGGTCCTGGCACTGATCGCGCAGTCACTGCGCTTGCACATTGATTACCGAACCCGTTACTGGGTGAGCGTAACCGCTGCCACCTGA
- a CDS encoding sigma-70 family RNA polymerase sigma factor, with amino-acid sequence MRSDETLGTADLGLLYRTHHSWLHGWLVRRIGCRDNAADLAQDTFVRLLKSRQSSPLREPRAYLSSIARGLMIDQYRRRELERAYLESITLLPQHEVPSEESRLMILDALERIDRMLGSLKPRVRQAFLLARLDGLTCAQIAEKLGVSRATVERDLATALQHCYRVRYVES; translated from the coding sequence ATGCGCAGCGATGAAACACTAGGTACTGCAGATCTAGGGCTGCTCTATCGCACCCATCACTCGTGGTTACACGGCTGGCTGGTCCGACGCATTGGCTGTCGCGATAACGCAGCTGATTTGGCGCAGGACACCTTCGTGCGTCTGCTCAAATCCCGCCAGTCCAGCCCCTTGCGCGAACCACGCGCCTATTTGAGCAGTATCGCCCGCGGACTGATGATCGATCAGTATCGTCGTCGCGAACTCGAACGTGCCTACCTGGAAAGCATCACGTTGCTGCCTCAACACGAGGTTCCCTCGGAAGAGAGCCGGCTGATGATTCTTGATGCGCTCGAGCGCATAGACCGCATGCTCGGTTCGCTTAAACCGAGAGTTCGCCAGGCGTTTTTATTGGCCCGACTCGACGGCCTGACGTGCGCGCAAATAGCCGAAAAGCTGGGTGTTTCCCGCGCGACGGTGGAGCGCGACCTCGCCACGGCCCTGCAACACTGCTATCGCGTGCGTTATGTCGAGTCGTGA
- a CDS encoding aldehyde dehydrogenase, translated as MADLLSKEQYRELAATLEFRHQAFINGRFSAAKSGQTFTTTNPATGQVLTEIAACNADDVDEAVAAAKESFEDGRWHSLAPSARKSVLLRFARLLEDNAHELAVLESLDSGKPIRECQNIDVPETIHTLRWHAELIDKIYDATAPVGSGAVTMVVREPIGVVGLVLPWNFPLLMLAWKIGPSLAAGCSIVVKPAKETTLSTLRVAELAHQAGIPAGVFNVVPGGGKEAGEPLGRHPDVAMVSFTGSTDTGRLFLKYSSESNLKRIVLECGGKNPAVVMNDVEDIDLVAQHVVNGAFWNMGENCSASSRLLVHTDIKDELLQRVQVHLGDWKMGDPLDPENRLGSMISKAHFDKVRSYLDVARDENLSVLAGGNTTNDIFVEPTIIDGVSRDSRLFQEEIFGPVLSVTTFRTVDEAIALANDTAYGLAASAYTGNLRHALKLSRGIRAGIVTVNCFGEGDASTPFGGYKESGFSGRDKSIWAHDQYTEIKTIWIDAS; from the coding sequence ATGGCAGACTTGCTGAGTAAAGAGCAATACCGTGAGCTGGCGGCGACGCTTGAGTTTCGTCATCAAGCGTTTATCAATGGCAGGTTTAGCGCCGCAAAGTCGGGCCAGACCTTTACCACAACCAACCCCGCCACTGGACAGGTCCTGACCGAGATTGCCGCGTGCAATGCCGATGACGTCGATGAGGCCGTCGCGGCGGCTAAAGAGTCGTTCGAAGACGGCCGCTGGCACTCATTGGCGCCGTCAGCCCGTAAATCGGTACTGCTGCGTTTTGCCCGGTTGCTGGAGGACAACGCCCATGAACTGGCGGTGCTCGAAAGCCTGGACAGCGGCAAACCCATTCGCGAATGCCAGAACATCGACGTGCCGGAGACCATCCACACATTGCGGTGGCACGCCGAGCTGATCGACAAGATTTACGACGCGACGGCGCCCGTCGGATCCGGGGCCGTCACCATGGTTGTGCGCGAGCCGATTGGCGTCGTCGGGCTGGTGTTGCCATGGAACTTCCCGCTGCTGATGCTCGCCTGGAAAATCGGCCCTTCGCTGGCCGCAGGCTGTTCGATTGTGGTCAAACCGGCCAAGGAAACCACGCTGAGCACCTTGCGCGTGGCCGAACTGGCGCATCAGGCAGGTATTCCCGCCGGTGTCTTCAACGTCGTGCCTGGCGGCGGCAAAGAGGCGGGCGAACCGCTGGGGCGCCACCCCGACGTGGCGATGGTCAGCTTCACCGGTTCGACCGACACCGGGCGGCTGTTCCTCAAGTATTCCAGCGAATCCAACCTCAAGCGCATCGTGCTCGAATGTGGCGGCAAGAACCCCGCCGTCGTGATGAATGATGTCGAAGATATCGACCTGGTCGCCCAGCACGTGGTCAACGGTGCGTTCTGGAATATGGGCGAAAACTGCTCGGCCTCGTCCCGCTTGCTCGTTCATACCGACATCAAGGACGAGCTGTTACAGCGTGTGCAGGTGCATCTTGGCGACTGGAAAATGGGCGACCCACTGGACCCTGAAAACCGCTTGGGTTCGATGATCAGCAAAGCGCACTTCGACAAGGTACGGTCTTATCTTGACGTGGCCAGGGACGAAAACCTCAGCGTACTGGCGGGCGGCAATACGACTAACGATATTTTCGTCGAGCCCACCATTATCGATGGCGTGAGCCGCGACAGTCGCCTGTTCCAGGAAGAAATCTTCGGCCCGGTCTTGAGCGTCACCACTTTCCGGACGGTAGACGAAGCCATCGCTCTGGCCAATGACACTGCCTATGGTCTGGCGGCCTCTGCGTACACCGGCAACCTGCGCCATGCACTGAAACTCTCGCGTGGCATCCGCGCCGGGATTGTCACGGTTAATTGCTTCGGCGAGGGTGACGCTTCGACGCCGTTCGGCGGCTATAAAGAATCGGGATTTAGCGGCCGCGACAAATCGATCTGGGCGCACGACCAGTACACTGAAATAAAGACGATATGGATTGATGCATCCTGA
- a CDS encoding dihydrodipicolinate synthase family protein, with the protein MNFDGIFTPAITPLSADGQLDYSAFSDVIEYLIESRVHGIVIGGSTGEYYAHTAEERVEVAKRAKEVIGGRLPLVVGTGGIRTEDSVYFAEKAKTLEADAILVGSPPYALPTQKEIAAHVLAVDKAAGLPIMLYNYPSRMGVAMGDEFFQAIAGCKNIAAIKESSGEMSRLHRLAHAHPQIQISCGWDDQALEFFAWGARSWVCAGSNFIPREHIALYEACVIEKNFDKGRRIMSAMLPLMDVLESGKFVQSIKHGSELSGLRAGGVRAPLQPLEPCEKDELKSVIKTLQSNVARIVEEA; encoded by the coding sequence ATGAACTTTGATGGAATTTTTACCCCGGCCATTACCCCGTTATCCGCCGATGGCCAGCTCGACTATTCGGCCTTCTCCGACGTGATCGAGTACCTGATCGAGTCCAGGGTTCACGGCATCGTGATTGGCGGTTCGACCGGCGAGTACTATGCGCATACCGCTGAGGAACGCGTGGAAGTGGCCAAGCGGGCGAAAGAGGTGATTGGCGGGCGCTTGCCACTGGTGGTCGGCACCGGCGGCATCCGCACTGAAGACTCGGTGTACTTCGCCGAGAAGGCAAAGACACTTGAAGCTGACGCGATTCTGGTCGGCTCGCCGCCCTATGCCTTGCCTACTCAGAAGGAGATCGCCGCCCACGTGCTTGCTGTCGACAAGGCCGCCGGGCTGCCGATCATGCTGTACAACTATCCGTCGCGCATGGGCGTTGCGATGGGCGATGAATTTTTCCAAGCCATTGCCGGTTGCAAGAACATCGCTGCCATCAAGGAAAGCTCCGGCGAAATGAGCCGTCTGCATCGACTGGCTCACGCACATCCGCAGATCCAGATCTCCTGCGGCTGGGATGATCAGGCGCTGGAGTTTTTTGCCTGGGGAGCGCGCAGTTGGGTGTGCGCCGGTTCGAACTTCATCCCCCGTGAACACATTGCGCTTTACGAAGCCTGCGTGATCGAGAAGAACTTCGATAAGGGCCGTCGGATCATGTCGGCGATGTTGCCGCTGATGGATGTCCTTGAAAGTGGCAAGTTTGTCCAATCGATCAAACATGGCAGCGAACTCAGCGGTCTGCGTGCCGGTGGCGTTCGTGCGCCCCTGCAGCCGCTGGAACCTTGCGAAAAGGACGAACTGAAGAGCGTGATCAAAACCCTGCAGTCGAACGTCGCGCGCATCGTCGAGGAGGCTTGA
- a CDS encoding NAD(P)/FAD-dependent oxidoreductase, with product MMKVSSLPADDDSCGWFHLSKPRSPRPAHRGHRSARWVIIGAGFTGLACARQLALNFPGDEVVLVEAQEVGLGPSGRNAGFAIDLPHDIGADDYIGDITLARTSLKLNLAGQSILRGLVDQFNIDCQMKACGKYQAAVEDRGVAVLDAYRRGLEKLDQPFQMIDAEELPEHLGTRFYRQALFTPGAVLLQPSGLVKGLADHLPSNVTLYERTPILEVEYGAKTLLKHAHGSITTDKLILANNSFGMRFGFLQGRMLPIYTYASITRPLADEEQARLGGKPFWGAIPADPFGTTVRRTPDNRLLIRNSFTFNPDGRSNRKYNERFVRRHKASFDQRFPMLPNVTFDYTWGGALAMSRNHNGFFGELAPNVYGALGCNGLGVTRGTVTGKLLADWLGGQRDELINFLLQTPGPNSNPPEPFLSLGVNMNLKWGQFRAGRES from the coding sequence ATTATGAAAGTCAGTTCATTGCCTGCCGATGATGATAGTTGTGGCTGGTTTCATCTGAGCAAGCCGCGCAGTCCCCGGCCCGCGCACCGCGGCCACCGTTCGGCGCGCTGGGTGATTATCGGTGCCGGTTTCACCGGGCTGGCCTGCGCGCGGCAACTGGCGTTGAATTTCCCCGGCGACGAAGTGGTACTTGTGGAAGCTCAGGAAGTAGGGCTGGGGCCTTCAGGTCGCAACGCCGGTTTTGCGATTGATCTTCCCCATGATATTGGTGCGGATGATTACATCGGCGACATCACACTTGCCCGGACCAGTCTGAAACTCAATCTGGCCGGACAATCGATACTTCGCGGGCTGGTCGATCAATTCAATATCGACTGTCAGATGAAAGCGTGCGGTAAGTATCAGGCGGCGGTGGAAGATCGCGGTGTTGCGGTACTTGATGCCTATCGACGCGGCCTGGAAAAACTCGATCAGCCATTTCAAATGATCGATGCCGAGGAATTGCCCGAACATCTGGGCACGCGGTTTTACCGCCAGGCATTGTTCACTCCGGGTGCCGTATTGCTGCAGCCGTCCGGCCTGGTGAAAGGTTTGGCCGATCATTTACCGTCGAACGTCACGCTGTATGAACGTACGCCGATTCTCGAAGTGGAATATGGCGCCAAGACCCTTCTTAAACACGCCCACGGCAGCATCACCACCGACAAACTGATTCTGGCGAATAACTCGTTCGGCATGCGCTTCGGTTTCCTGCAGGGGCGCATGTTGCCGATCTACACCTACGCGAGCATCACTCGACCGCTGGCGGATGAAGAACAGGCGCGCCTGGGCGGCAAACCTTTCTGGGGCGCGATCCCGGCAGATCCGTTCGGCACTACCGTGCGCCGCACGCCGGATAACCGCTTGCTCATTCGCAACAGTTTCACCTTCAACCCCGATGGCCGTAGCAACCGCAAATACAACGAGCGTTTCGTTCGTCGGCACAAGGCCTCTTTTGATCAGCGCTTTCCGATGTTGCCGAACGTGACCTTCGACTACACCTGGGGTGGCGCGCTGGCCATGTCGCGCAATCACAACGGCTTCTTCGGTGAACTGGCGCCGAATGTCTATGGCGCGCTGGGCTGCAACGGGCTCGGGGTGACGCGCGGAACTGTCACCGGCAAGTTGCTGGCCGACTGGCTGGGAGGGCAGCGTGACGAACTGATCAATTTTCTGCTGCAAACCCCGGGGCCCAACAGCAACCCGCCAGAACCGTTCCTTTCGCTTGGGGTGAACATGAACCTCAAGTGGGGGCAGTTCCGCGCCGGGAGAGAGAGCTGA